A segment of the Egibacteraceae bacterium genome:
CGTCGATCCGCACTCGCTCGGGCCGGATGGCCACGAGCCGGCCGCCGGAGCCCAGGAGGTTGGTGGCGCCCAGGAACCGCGCGACCGCGGCGGTCGGCGGGCGCTCGAACAGCTCGTCGGGGACACCATGGGCCACGACCCGCCCGTCGAGCAGCACCGCCAAGCGGTCGCCGAGCTCGGCGGCCTCGGCCTGGTCGTGGGTGACGTGCAGCATGGTCAGGCTGCGGCGGCGCTGGGTGTCGCGCAGCAGCGTGCGCAGGGCGCCGCGACGGTCGGGGTCCAGCGCGGACAGCGGCTCGTCGAGCAGCAGCAGCGCCGGGTCGGCGGCCAGCGCCCGGGCCAGCGCCACCCGTTGCTGCTCGCCGCCGGACAGGGTGGTGACCCGGCGCCCGGCGAAACCGGCCATGCCGACCTCGTCGAGCAGCCCCTCGGCCCTGGCCTGACGATCGCGCCGGGGCATGCCCGCGGCCCGTAGGGCGAACGCCACGTTGCCGGCGGCGTCGAGGTTGTCGAACAGCCGGGGCTCCTGGAACAGCACCATGACCGCGCGGCGGTGGGTGGGGACACCGGCGAGGTCGCGCCCACCGACGGTGACCGACCCGCGGGCCAGCGGTGCGAGGCCGGCGACCGCGCGCAGCAGGGTGGTCTTGCCGGCGCCCGACGGGCCGACGAGCACGGTCAGCAGGCCGGCCGGCGCATCGAGGTCGACGTCGTCGAGGACGGTCTGGCCGCCCGCGTGGACCGTGACCCCCCGACACTGCAGTCCGCTGGTCGCAGTCGCAGCGTCTGCGCCGTGCCGGCGTTGCGCCGCCCGGCTCACCGGGCCACCTCCTGGCGCCAACGCTGGTTGATCGGCTCGACCTGGTCGGCGGACAGCTCAGCAAGGGGCTCGCCGAGGTCGGACAGGACGTGCGGGCCGGTCGCGCCGCTCAGAGCGTCGCGCTGGTCCTCGTCGAGCCGGTCGAGGTCGAGCACCGTGGGCATCCCCCACACGGCCGGGTCGCCCATGACCGCCTGCAGCTGCGGGGACAGCAGCAGGTCCGCGACGACCAGGGCTCCGGCGGTGTGGGCGGCGTTGCGCGGGATGGCGACGTAGCTGGTGTTCTGCAGCGTTCCGCTGGTGAGCGTGAACGGTCGGACCGATTCAGCGAAGGCGCCCTGGTGGACCCCGGTGGCCACGAACGTGGGGTCATAGCTCATCGCCAGGTCCACCTGTTCGTCGGAGAACAGCTGGCTGAGCTCGGCCTCCGAGCCCGGGAACGTCTCGCCCTCACGCCACTGCAACGGCTTGAGCTCGGCCAGCAGCGTGAACGCCTCGTCCTCGCCCAGCGCGGCCACCGCCTGGCGCACGAACGCCGCGCCGGTGAAGTCCGGGGGTGCGGGGTAGGTGACCCGGCCGGGGTGCGCGCGTGCGTAGTCCAGCAGCGCGTCGAAGCTGCGGGGGGGATGCGGGGTCCGCTCGGGGTCGTGGGCGAACACGAACGCTGCCCGCGCGAAGGGGGACTCGTCACCGTCCACGGGCAGCCCGAAGTCGGTGGCGATGGATGGGTCAGACCAGTCCACCAGCGCGGCGTTTGGCAAGTCGGTGGCCCAGCCGGTCAGCCACGCGTCAGCTTGGCGCCCCAAGGCGAAGTTCTCCCCGTTGATCCACACCAGGTCGACCCCGCCGCTGTCGTCGCGGCCCGCCTCGAGCTCGGCCAGCACCCGGCGGACGGCGTCCACGGTGGCGTCCACCGGCACCCGCTGCACGGTCACGCCCTGCTCGGCGGCGGCCGGTGCGACGTGGTCGTCGACGAAGCGGTTCACCCGCTCGTCGCCGCCGAACATCCACCAGCGCACCGTCTGGCCCTCCGCGGCAGCCAGCACACTCGGCCAGTCGCCCGGCTCGACCGTCTCGACGGTGCCACCAGCGCCAGCGCCGCAGGCCGCAGCCAACAGCGCGAGCATCACTGCCATGCACAAGGTCGGTCTCATGACAGCGCCTCGATCACGTTGATCAGCTCGCCGACCGGCGGTCGGTCGTCACGACGCTGGGGCCGGGCGTACACGATGACCCCGTGGTGATCCACGACGAAGTCCCCGCCCATCTGCCGTGTGTCGCCCCCCGAGGAGCGCATCCGCTCGCCGGCTACCAGCAGCCGAGCGTACTGGCGCCACACCTTGGGGTCCAGCCAGAGCAGCGGGAGCGGCAGCTGGCGCAGACCCCATGCCTGGTAGGCCGCCTTCTCCCGATCGATGGTCACCGGGAAGGGACAGTCCACGTCGCGCAGCATCAGGCGGCGGACCGCGTCCGGGTCGTCATGGGTCACCAGCAGCACACGCGCTCCGGCTGCATCCAGGCGGTCCTTCTTCCTGGCCACCTTCACGAGGTGGCTGCGGCAGATCAGTCACCCAGCATGACGCAGGAACGACACCAGGACCGGACCGCCACGCAACTCGGCAAGGTCGATCTCGCCACCGTCGAGGGACGGTAGGCGCAGCGCGGGTGCTGCCC
Coding sequences within it:
- a CDS encoding ABC transporter ATP-binding protein; its protein translation is MSRAAQRRHGADAATATSGLQCRGVTVHAGGQTVLDDVDLDAPAGLLTVLVGPSGAGKTTLLRAVAGLAPLARGSVTVGGRDLAGVPTHRRAVMVLFQEPRLFDNLDAAGNVAFALRAAGMPRRDRQARAEGLLDEVGMAGFAGRRVTTLSGGEQQRVALARALAADPALLLLDEPLSALDPDRRGALRTLLRDTQRRRSLTMLHVTHDQAEAAELGDRLAVLLDGRVVAHGVPDELFERPPTAAVARFLGATNLLGSGGRLVAIRPERVRIDATAPLRLQVTASDYLGTYRRVRLGTNGLRLEAHVPTDEAPTVGEWVGVDLPAEHLWEVPA
- a CDS encoding ABC transporter substrate-binding protein yields the protein MRPTLCMAVMLALLAAACGAGAGGTVETVEPGDWPSVLAAAEGQTVRWWMFGGDERVNRFVDDHVAPAAAEQGVTVQRVPVDATVDAVRRVLAELEAGRDDSGGVDLVWINGENFALGRQADAWLTGWATDLPNAALVDWSDPSIATDFGLPVDGDESPFARAAFVFAHDPERTPHPPRSFDALLDYARAHPGRVTYPAPPDFTGAAFVRQAVAALGEDEAFTLLAELKPLQWREGETFPGSEAELSQLFSDEQVDLAMSYDPTFVATGVHQGAFAESVRPFTLTSGTLQNTSYVAIPRNAAHTAGALVVADLLLSPQLQAVMGDPAVWGMPTVLDLDRLDEDQRDALSGATGPHVLSDLGEPLAELSADQVEPINQRWRQEVAR
- a CDS encoding AhpC/TSA family protein yields the protein MICRSHLVKVARKKDRLDAAGARVLLVTHDDPDAVRRLMLRDVDCPFPVTIDREKAAYQAWGLRQLPLPLLWLDPKVWRQYARLLVAGERMRSSGGDTRQMGGDFVVDHHGVIVYARPQRRDDRPPVGELINVIEALS